Proteins encoded together in one Trueperaceae bacterium window:
- a CDS encoding DinB family protein has translation MALLESLKETAFVMLEETFPSRDKGGNVYLDRCTGWFPSLEGLSAEDASVPIVPGGTTIAAHTFHTVFYLDVVMAELKGRSLGRVDWKESWVVSKVDAPAWDDLRRRLREAYEEVVALLEADADWGQAHVEVVMAAVTHSAYHLGAVRQFHTVLRAREVTD, from the coding sequence GTGGCTCTGCTGGAGTCCCTCAAGGAGACGGCTTTCGTGATGCTCGAGGAGACCTTCCCGAGCCGCGACAAGGGCGGCAACGTCTACCTCGACAGGTGCACCGGCTGGTTCCCCTCGCTCGAGGGGCTGTCGGCCGAGGACGCGTCCGTGCCGATCGTGCCCGGCGGCACGACGATCGCGGCGCATACCTTCCACACGGTCTTCTACCTCGACGTCGTCATGGCCGAGCTGAAGGGTCGTTCCCTGGGCCGTGTCGACTGGAAGGAGAGCTGGGTCGTGAGCAAGGTCGACGCGCCCGCGTGGGACGACCTGCGGCGCCGGCTGCGCGAGGCGTACGAGGAGGTCGTGGCCCTGCTCGAGGCGGACGCGGACTGGGGCCAAGCCCACGTCGAGGTCGTGATGGCGGCCGTCACCCACTCCGCCTACCACCTCGGCGCCGTGAGGCAGTTCCACACCGTGCTGCGGGCGCGGGAAGTGACGGACTAG